A window of Lytechinus pictus isolate F3 Inbred chromosome 7, Lp3.0, whole genome shotgun sequence contains these coding sequences:
- the LOC129265155 gene encoding uncharacterized protein LOC129265155, translated as MQRLCSSCLRGLKMGLAPSFPIEMEPVHFEPAEIFTSTGKRRVEGEALQVVRCPENITEDIYRDIVNRRTYHSPHDHLEHINFEQLSEKYPNWTRSNISEFRIEFITNDKDKDSLLNYDEVSEVLNKLGDDSPTNVRFHCFVQTMKSMKYPELGNKVDFQDFLELCHLLVQVRAKEAGSSCEEIKLEASGGRTEGARATPSPEPRRSGRLLSPRTRRSATGNSSPRLSGTSADSSPACKAKPKTLCSCPLADISETEADARILRGKSGKGRVKSHDHVDNILKNHCVTPAFNRTTAVYNQLGNPETTRLETTRLEKADNTRYSSDHKVPNNRVT; from the coding sequence ATGCAACGCTTGTGTTCAAGCTGCCTGAGAGGGCTAAAGATGGGGTTAGCTCCAAGCTTCCCTATTGAGATGGAACCTGTGCACTTTGAACCTGCAGAAATCTTTACTAGTACAGGCAAACGAAGAGTGGAAGGAGAGGCCCTGCAGGTGGTGCGCTGCCCAGAAAACATCACCGAGGATATATACAGGGATATAGTCAACCGGCGCACCTACCACAGTCCTCATGACCACCTAGAGCACATCAACTTTGAGCAGTTGAGTGAAAAGTACCCAAACTGGACTCGCTCAAATATATCTGAATTTCGGATAGAGTTCATCACCAACGACAAGGACAAGGACTCGTTGCTAAATTATGACGAGGTCTCTGAAGTCCTTAATAAACTTGGGGATGACTCCCCAACCAATGTACGATTCCACTGCTTTGTACAAACAATGAAGTCAATGAAGTACCCTGAGCTTGGGAATAAGGTAGACTTTCAAGATTTCCTTGAATTGTGCCATCTATTGGTTCAGGTACGAGCTAAAGAGGCCGGTAGCTCCTGCGAAGAGATCAAACTAGAGGCTTCTGGAGGTAGAACTGAAGGCGCTAGAGCAACGCCATCACCAGAACCTAGGAGATCTGGCCGGTTGCTGTCGCCCCGTACCCGCCGGTCAGCTACCGGTAACTCATCACCACGGTTAAGTGGCACAAGCGCAGATAGTAGTCCGGCATGCAAAGCAAAACCCAAAACTCTATGTTCTTGCCCTCTTGCTGACATATCTGAGACTGAAGCAGACGCAAGGATCTTACGGGGAAAGAGCGGTAAAGGAAGGGTCAAATCACATGATCATGTGGATAATATTCTGAAGAACCATTGTGTGACGCCTGCATTCAACAGGACAACTGCCGTTTACAACCAACTAGGCAACCCAGAGACCACCAGACTGGAGACCACCAGACTGGAGAAAGCAGATAACACAAGGTACAGTAGTGACCATAAGGTTCCTAATAACAGGGTAACGTGA